In Methanosarcina siciliae T4/M, one genomic interval encodes:
- a CDS encoding SAM-dependent methyltransferase, which translates to MEIAGNLDIEDLDSLGLQLVTALVDQLNEELELKRNNGTEFTISFTVAGYDTRAYRTEGLKNIKVFEVDHPDTQRVKIEKVREIFGSLPGHVAYVYLDLEFDKLGQRLAEGGYNRTGRILFVMGGLVMYLRPETVDKILSFIAQNSGKGSTVIFDYGTLGSVNAGETAPDAGKNIRNFTKKRGEPLKFLIRDGEVETFLSERVFSRILNMASEDYKKAYFHGKNESRVVSSVISFAYAVVR; encoded by the coding sequence GTGGAGATTGCTGGAAATCTCGATATTGAAGATCTCGATAGTCTTGGGCTTCAGCTTGTAACTGCTCTTGTCGACCAACTAAATGAAGAACTTGAACTGAAAAGGAATAATGGGACGGAATTCACTATAAGTTTTACAGTTGCAGGTTACGACACCCGTGCCTACAGGACTGAAGGGCTAAAAAACATCAAAGTTTTCGAGGTGGACCACCCTGACACCCAGCGTGTGAAAATAGAGAAGGTCAGGGAGATCTTCGGTTCTCTCCCCGGCCACGTCGCATACGTTTATCTCGACCTGGAATTTGATAAGCTTGGTCAGCGCCTTGCCGAAGGTGGATACAACCGGACCGGAAGGATCCTTTTTGTCATGGGAGGGCTGGTAATGTATCTCCGGCCTGAGACTGTGGATAAGATACTGTCTTTTATCGCGCAGAATTCAGGCAAGGGAAGTACCGTTATTTTCGACTATGGTACCCTCGGATCTGTAAATGCCGGAGAAACTGCACCGGATGCGGGCAAAAACATCCGAAATTTCACTAAAAAACGAGGGGAACCCCTTAAGTTCCTTATCAGAGACGGGGAAGTCGAAACATTTCTTTCCGAAAGAGTATTTTCCAGAATCCTGAACATGGCCAGTGAGGACTATAAAAAGGCATATTTTCACGGTAAAAACGAGAGCCGTGTAGTTAGTAGCGTAATCTCGTTTGCCTATGCGGTGGTCAGGTAA
- a CDS encoding phosphoribosylaminoimidazolesuccinocarboxamide synthase: MIISQGKTKVILPGPRKNTVFLETRDVLTGGDAARRETIAGIGIHKTTQAANILSLLNRKGLPTAFIERTSPNTLLCSQCEMLPLELVVRRYAWGSYLQRHPEYGNQEGTAYRFDEPVWEIFHKLSVVGFPVTDKPYQIDEEAAREQFLHNGIWQEGVYTDPYIKVDKNQWLLYPSKKELSKSKPILSMKPACSQEELDYIVQAIMLPTFLALEDAWRKIMTTYGPMELVDLKIEVGRRLDNNRIVIADVIDNDSWRIWSGGNPEKQLDKQCFRDGNPLDQVAENYATLAGMTEEL; encoded by the coding sequence ATGATCATATCCCAGGGTAAGACTAAAGTCATACTGCCTGGCCCCAGGAAAAACACAGTTTTTCTGGAGACCCGGGACGTCCTCACCGGAGGCGATGCTGCCAGGCGTGAGACAATCGCAGGTATAGGTATCCACAAGACAACTCAGGCAGCCAATATCCTTTCTCTGTTGAACAGGAAGGGGCTGCCGACTGCATTTATCGAACGCACCTCACCCAACACGCTGCTGTGCTCCCAGTGTGAAATGCTTCCTCTTGAACTGGTTGTACGCCGCTATGCATGGGGCTCATATTTGCAGCGTCATCCGGAGTATGGAAATCAAGAAGGTACAGCTTACCGGTTCGATGAGCCTGTCTGGGAAATTTTTCATAAATTGTCAGTTGTGGGTTTTCCTGTAACCGATAAACCTTATCAAATTGATGAGGAAGCAGCAAGGGAACAATTTTTGCATAATGGAATCTGGCAGGAGGGAGTATATACGGATCCTTACATTAAGGTAGATAAGAACCAGTGGCTTCTCTATCCATCTAAAAAAGAGCTTTCCAAGTCAAAGCCCATCTTGTCAATGAAACCTGCATGCAGCCAGGAAGAGCTTGATTACATAGTGCAAGCGATCATGCTGCCTACGTTCCTTGCCCTTGAAGATGCATGGCGCAAGATCATGACCACATATGGCCCAATGGAGCTTGTGGATTTGAAGATCGAGGTAGGTAGGCGACTTGATAATAATAGGATCGTAATCGCCGATGTCATCGACAACGACAGCTGGCGCATCTGGTCCGGAGGCAATCCCGAAAAACAACTTGACAAACAGTGTTTCAGGGACGGTAACCCACTGGACCAGGTAGCAGAAAATTATGCAACTTTGGCAGGCATGACTGAGGAATTATAA